A single Populus alba chromosome 7, ASM523922v2, whole genome shotgun sequence DNA region contains:
- the LOC118043497 gene encoding cytochrome P450 87A3-like, producing MEFSFGAKILLSYSESKSSKNLKQAYADFQHGLISFPLNIPGTAFWKCLQGRRRAEEIIKSILEERRAAPRKRQEKDFLDLVIEEIKKNGSLMTEAIALDLLFILVFAAFETTSIALTLAVKNVCEHPKVLEELTKEHEAILRNRKNNESGITWQEYKSMTFTHTVIHETVRLANIVPGIFRKVLKDVDIKGYTIPAGWIVMVCPPAVHMNPKQYDDPFTFNPWRWQGQELNAGSRKFMGFGGGSRLCAGAEFSKLQMAIFLHHLVTKYRWRVIKGGDIIRIPAVIFPNGFHIQILEKNIQKDATTTGSRETM from the exons ATGGAGTTTAGCTTTGGTGCCAAAATTCTGCTTAGTTACAGCGAATCAAAGTCATCAAAGAACCTGAAGCAAGCTTATGCCGATTTCCAACATGGCTTAATTTCATTTCCCTTGAACATTCCTGGAACTGCTTTTTGGAAATGTTTACAG GGACGCAGGAGAGCGGAAGagataataaaaagtattttggaGGAAAGGCGCGCAGCCCCAAGGAAGAGGCAGGAGAAAGACTTCCTTGATCTTGTGATAgaggaaattaagaaaaatgggAGTTTGATGACCGAGGCAATTGCTTTGGATTTgctatttatacttgtttttgcTGCCTTTGAAACTACTTCAATTGCTCTGACATTAGCTGTTAAAAATGTTTGTGAACATCCTAAAGTGCTGGAAGAATTGACT AAAGAACACGAAGCGATTCTGAggaacagaaaaaataatgaatctgGAATCACTTGGCAAGAATACAAATCAATGACTTTCACACATACG GTTATCCATGAAACAGTAAGGCTAGCAAATATTGTCCCAGGAATTTTCAGGAAGGTGCTCAAAGATGTTGACATAAAAG GATATACTATTCCAGCAGGTTGGATTGTTATGGTCTGTCCACCGGCTGTGCATATGAATCCGAAGCAATACGATGATCCTTTCACCTTCAATCCATGGCGATGGCAG GGGCAAGAACTAAATGCAGGATCGCGAAAATTTATGGGTTTCGGAGGCGGTTCAAGACTTTGTGCTGGAGCCGAATTTTCTAAGTTGCAAATGGCCATTTTTCTTCACCATTTGGTCACAAAATACAG GTGGAGAGTGATCAAGGGAGGAGATATCATCAGAATTCCAGCTGTTATCTTTCCAAATGGTTTCCACATTCAAATATTGGAGAAGAATATCCAAAAGGATGCCACAACAACTGGATCAAGGGAAACAATGTAG